In one Staphylococcus lutrae genomic region, the following are encoded:
- a CDS encoding acyl-CoA dehydrogenase family protein: protein MTIEREATLKQLYPEDILSIAKGLTDGEVTLLQQLNDLLESKYRPDINQHWVDATVPEDYFKDIGALNYFTNPLLYEGRDNAKTPSQLFQFFMSYTIARFDVSLATLLGVHQGLGHNTFLFGGSPEQVAKYVPRLQSHDLRTCFALTEPNHGSDVAGGLETVAVRQGDEWIINGAKKWIGGAHVSDVIPVFAVNKDTGKPHCFIVTPDQDGVDIDILQHKIALRIVPNAEIRLNNVKVKETDRLQNITSFKDIAKILYSTRAGVAYMATGAMAGTLKATLNYVKTRQQFGKAISQYQLVQEKLAMIHGNLTHAMAMSAQLARMQENGEYDEVATSTAKMMNALRLRESVAMGRGITGGNGILAGEQDIARFFSDAEAIYTYEGTHEMNALVIGRALTGQSAFV from the coding sequence ATGACTATAGAAAGAGAAGCAACATTAAAACAATTATATCCTGAAGATATTTTAAGCATTGCAAAAGGATTAACAGACGGTGAAGTGACTTTATTACAACAACTCAACGACTTGCTGGAAAGTAAATACCGCCCAGACATTAACCAACATTGGGTCGATGCAACAGTACCTGAAGATTACTTTAAAGATATCGGCGCACTGAATTACTTTACGAATCCGCTCCTCTATGAAGGACGCGACAATGCGAAAACACCGAGTCAACTGTTCCAATTCTTCATGTCATATACGATTGCACGCTTTGACGTCTCACTCGCCACTTTACTCGGCGTGCATCAAGGTTTGGGTCATAATACATTTCTCTTTGGTGGAAGCCCTGAACAAGTCGCAAAATACGTCCCTCGACTTCAGTCCCATGACTTGCGCACTTGTTTCGCACTCACTGAACCGAATCATGGGTCAGATGTGGCTGGAGGACTTGAAACCGTTGCCGTCCGTCAAGGTGATGAGTGGATCATTAACGGGGCGAAAAAATGGATTGGTGGTGCGCATGTATCCGATGTCATTCCGGTCTTTGCGGTCAATAAAGACACGGGAAAACCGCACTGCTTTATCGTGACGCCAGATCAAGACGGTGTCGATATTGATATCCTTCAACATAAAATTGCACTACGTATCGTGCCGAATGCCGAAATTCGACTCAACAACGTCAAAGTCAAAGAAACAGACCGCTTACAAAATATTACGAGCTTCAAAGACATTGCTAAGATCTTATATTCTACACGTGCGGGTGTGGCCTATATGGCAACGGGTGCAATGGCAGGCACGTTGAAAGCTACACTCAACTATGTCAAAACAAGACAGCAATTCGGTAAAGCAATCAGTCAATACCAACTCGTACAAGAAAAATTGGCCATGATTCATGGAAACTTAACACATGCAATGGCAATGAGCGCACAACTCGCACGCATGCAGGAAAATGGTGAATATGATGAAGTCGCGACTTCCACAGCAAAAATGATGAACGCCTTACGCCTTCGCGAATCTGTAGCAATGGGTCGTGGTATCACAGGAGGTAACGGTATCCTCGCTGGCGAACAAGATATCGCACGATTTTTCTCAGATGCTGAAGCCATTTATACGTATGAAGGCACACACGAAATGAATGCGCTCGTTATTGGTCGTGCACTCACAGGGCAATCCGCTTTCGTATAA